Proteins from one Thermococcus sp. M36 genomic window:
- a CDS encoding 30S ribosomal protein S6e — translation MATFKLVISNPKNGIAKQVEISGEGAEKLVGKRIGEEIPASELGLNLTEIFGEEIPGDAKLKITGGTDKDGFPMRPDVHGPRRVKILVSRGPGFRPKEKGERRKKTVRGNTISPEIVQINMKLVF, via the coding sequence ATGGCTACCTTCAAGCTCGTTATATCCAACCCGAAGAACGGCATTGCCAAGCAGGTCGAGATAAGCGGAGAAGGTGCCGAGAAGCTCGTAGGAAAGCGCATAGGCGAGGAGATTCCGGCCAGCGAACTCGGGCTCAACCTCACCGAGATATTCGGCGAGGAGATCCCGGGCGACGCGAAGCTCAAGATAACCGGAGGCACCGACAAGGACGGCTTCCCCATGAGGCCCGACGTTCACGGTCCGAGGAGGGTCAAGATCCTCGTCTCCCGCGGCCCCGGCTTCAGACCGAAGGAGAAGGGAGAGAGGAGGAAGAAGACGGTCAGGGGCAACACCATCAGCCCCGAGATTGTTCAGATCAACATGAAGCTCGTCTTCTGA
- a CDS encoding preprotein translocase subunit Sec61beta, whose protein sequence is MAREKATLPPTGAGLMRFFDEDTRAIKISPRGVIAVTLILVAVEILLHAFGSQVFG, encoded by the coding sequence ATGGCGAGGGAAAAGGCCACACTGCCCCCGACCGGTGCCGGTCTCATGAGGTTCTTCGACGAGGACACCAGGGCGATAAAGATAAGCCCCAGGGGAGTCATAGCGGTGACGCTCATACTCGTTGCCGTCGAGATACTCCTGCACGCCTTCGGTTCGCAGGTTTTCGGTTAA
- the engB gene encoding GTP-binding protein EngB — protein sequence MIIFVGRSNVGKSTLIFRLTGKWVRRGKRPGVTRRPVEVNWRGKVIVDMPGFGFMSGLPKHVQERIKDEIVRFIEDNAEKIELAVLVVDGKAAPEIIERWEKRGEIPIDVEFYQFLRELNIPTIVAVNKLDRIKNLQGTINYLAEKFGVPHSEINDTFVPISAKFGKNLDGLRMLMEKKLKEGKRTQDAS from the coding sequence ATGATAATATTCGTGGGACGTTCGAACGTTGGCAAGAGCACGCTCATCTTCCGCCTGACCGGAAAGTGGGTCAGGAGGGGCAAGAGGCCGGGCGTGACGAGGAGGCCCGTGGAGGTGAACTGGAGGGGGAAGGTAATAGTGGACATGCCGGGCTTTGGGTTCATGAGCGGCCTCCCGAAGCACGTTCAGGAGCGCATAAAGGACGAGATAGTGCGCTTCATCGAGGACAACGCCGAGAAAATAGAGCTTGCTGTCCTCGTCGTGGACGGAAAGGCCGCCCCGGAGATAATTGAAAGGTGGGAGAAGCGTGGGGAGATACCCATAGACGTTGAGTTCTACCAGTTCCTGAGGGAGCTCAATATACCAACTATAGTGGCAGTGAACAAGTTGGACAGGATAAAAAACCTGCAGGGAACGATAAACTACCTCGCGGAGAAGTTCGGCGTTCCTCACTCAGAAATCAACGATACCTTCGTGCCGATATCGGCAAAGTTCGGGAAGAACCTGGACGGGCTTAGGATGCTGATGGAGAAGAAGTTGAAGGAGGGGAAGAGAACCCAAGATGCCTCATAG
- a CDS encoding Lrp/AsnC family transcriptional regulator, whose translation MEDRSALTPRQIKLLRKFYEEGKTIEVHTVEKTQDELAEELGITRQALSNHLKVLKELGYIRTGRGFIDLTDKALDLLGEKKGDVFVFVKIEPTKRKQVYEAIKRLKIKKIYRVTGDIDLIVEADKTRLDEILEEIASLDGVKETITHIVLEVL comes from the coding sequence ATGGAGGACAGGTCAGCCCTGACCCCGAGACAGATCAAACTCCTCAGGAAGTTCTATGAGGAGGGCAAAACGATAGAGGTGCACACTGTCGAAAAAACCCAGGACGAGCTGGCCGAGGAGCTGGGAATAACCAGACAGGCCCTCAGCAACCACCTCAAGGTTCTCAAGGAGCTCGGATATATAAGAACCGGAAGGGGCTTTATAGACCTCACGGACAAGGCCCTAGACCTTCTGGGTGAAAAGAAGGGGGACGTCTTTGTTTTCGTCAAGATAGAACCAACAAAGAGGAAGCAGGTCTACGAGGCCATCAAGAGGCTGAAAATCAAGAAGATATACCGCGTAACGGGGGACATTGACCTCATAGTCGAAGCAGACAAGACCAGGCTGGACGAGATACTGGAGGAAATAGCCTCACTGGACGGCGTCAAGGAGACCATCACCCACATCGTCCTTGAGGTTCTATGA
- a CDS encoding Clp1/GlmU family protein, translating to MDKASYTDEVPPDRFELLDTVLELEKPVKVMVVGPTDSGKTTLLNFLANRLIEVGLSVAVVDSDVGQKGILPPATVSLSFVSAPFSSLGELRGSAHYFIGTTSPSQYAAEMVAGVKLLTDIAVQGSDVVLIDTTGFVTGVGVEMKRLKAELVRPDVVVLLERGNELAHLGAVLSRYSRVVTLSVSDRAREHSRGERREIRREKWRRYFLGAGIVEVDLSGMAIGGTELFRGRPLTAEEKDVLSSVFGWLIMAGWKSERYTVVKADVGDFQRQYPRSAIHAVDFEKLSNLLVGFIDGNGLCMGLGILKWINFSEMRAQVLTPLDPELVGRASELRFGRIRVLETGEELGLLRRDEL from the coding sequence ATGGACAAAGCCTCCTACACCGATGAAGTGCCCCCCGACAGGTTCGAGCTCCTTGACACTGTACTTGAGCTTGAAAAGCCCGTTAAGGTCATGGTCGTGGGCCCGACGGATTCGGGGAAGACCACCCTCCTGAACTTTCTCGCCAACAGGTTGATCGAAGTAGGCCTTAGTGTCGCCGTTGTGGACTCCGACGTGGGCCAGAAGGGGATACTGCCCCCCGCCACTGTAAGCCTCTCCTTTGTCAGCGCCCCTTTCAGTTCTCTGGGCGAGCTGCGGGGGAGCGCTCACTACTTCATCGGGACGACCTCGCCGTCCCAGTACGCGGCCGAGATGGTTGCGGGGGTTAAGCTGCTGACGGACATTGCGGTTCAGGGTTCCGACGTGGTTCTAATAGACACCACAGGGTTCGTTACAGGCGTTGGGGTCGAGATGAAGCGGCTCAAGGCGGAGCTGGTTAGGCCGGATGTGGTGGTGCTCCTTGAGAGGGGCAACGAACTCGCGCACCTTGGGGCGGTGCTCTCACGGTACAGCAGGGTGGTGACATTATCCGTCAGCGACAGGGCCAGGGAGCATTCCAGGGGCGAGCGCAGGGAGATACGCAGGGAAAAGTGGAGGAGGTACTTCCTCGGTGCCGGGATCGTGGAGGTTGACCTCTCCGGAATGGCGATTGGTGGGACAGAGCTGTTCAGGGGGAGGCCCCTAACTGCGGAGGAGAAGGACGTGCTCTCCTCGGTCTTTGGGTGGCTTATCATGGCCGGCTGGAAGTCGGAGAGGTACACTGTCGTCAAGGCTGATGTTGGAGACTTCCAGAGGCAGTACCCCCGTTCCGCCATCCATGCGGTTGATTTTGAAAAGCTGAGCAACCTCCTTGTGGGCTTCATAGACGGAAACGGGCTCTGCATGGGGCTGGGGATACTTAAGTGGATAAACTTCAGTGAGATGCGGGCGCAGGTACTCACGCCACTCGATCCGGAGCTGGTTGGTCGTGCCTCTGAACTGAGGTTCGGCCGCATACGGGTTCTTGAGACAGGTGAGGAGCTGGGGTTGCTCAGGAGGGACGAGCTCTAG
- a CDS encoding geranylgeranylglycerol-phosphate geranylgeranyltransferase, protein MELKAFVEITRPHNCILAGLVGVLGSIVAVGHLPDVFTALLVFLVVALGCSAGNTINDYFDYEIDKINRPERPLPRGAMSRATALRYSIVLFAVGLVLAYVINIYSFILAVVAYTAMFLYAWKLKPLPLVGNLVVAGLTGATPLYGALAVERVGLAGYLALCAFLVNVSREIIKDIEDIEGDLAEGARTLPIVWGRRRAAYLGALFAVLTVAASVLPVRAGVGVGYYAMVPVDVIILYSAYTVLRSQDRRAAHRAQKLLKISIFLAVVAFLVAAVV, encoded by the coding sequence ATGGAACTGAAGGCGTTCGTGGAGATAACACGCCCACACAACTGCATCCTGGCGGGGTTAGTGGGGGTTCTCGGCTCGATTGTGGCAGTTGGGCACCTCCCGGACGTATTCACGGCCCTCCTAGTGTTCCTCGTGGTTGCACTGGGGTGTTCTGCGGGCAACACCATAAACGACTACTTTGACTATGAGATTGATAAAATTAACCGGCCGGAGCGTCCCCTTCCCAGGGGCGCCATGTCTAGGGCGACTGCCCTCAGGTACTCCATTGTTCTCTTTGCAGTGGGGCTGGTTCTTGCGTACGTGATAAACATCTACTCCTTTATACTCGCTGTCGTTGCCTACACGGCCATGTTCCTCTATGCGTGGAAGCTGAAGCCCCTCCCTCTCGTTGGGAATCTTGTTGTGGCGGGCCTCACAGGTGCGACGCCCCTCTACGGGGCCCTGGCTGTTGAGCGCGTTGGGCTGGCGGGGTACCTGGCACTCTGTGCTTTCCTCGTCAACGTCTCAAGGGAGATTATTAAGGACATCGAGGATATTGAGGGGGATCTTGCGGAAGGCGCCAGAACACTCCCGATAGTCTGGGGCAGGCGGAGGGCCGCTTACCTCGGGGCCCTGTTCGCGGTGCTCACCGTCGCCGCCTCGGTGCTCCCAGTCAGGGCAGGCGTCGGTGTGGGTTACTACGCGATGGTGCCGGTTGACGTGATCATACTGTACTCGGCCTACACGGTGCTCAGGTCGCAGGACAGGCGAGCCGCACACAGGGCCCAGAAGCTGCTCAAGATAAGCATATTCCTCGCGGTCGTGGCTTTCCTCGTGGCCGCGGTTGTATGA
- a CDS encoding ribonucleoside-triphosphate reductase has product MEFGNELLRNLEGDGLWTVITFKTPSGPGKTLEKLVNVLEEAGWRVTFRANWWTADIPYGVIRVDVRKGDREKILLGKWILGEKCELIGIENMSLERGRDEFFRMVDSITSTLIYDPVIRTMREQY; this is encoded by the coding sequence ATGGAATTTGGGAATGAACTGCTCAGAAACCTTGAGGGCGATGGCCTCTGGACGGTTATCACCTTTAAGACGCCCTCCGGGCCGGGAAAAACGCTTGAAAAGCTCGTAAATGTGCTTGAGGAGGCGGGTTGGAGGGTGACCTTCAGGGCGAACTGGTGGACTGCGGACATCCCCTATGGTGTCATCAGGGTGGACGTCAGGAAGGGCGATCGGGAGAAGATCCTGCTTGGAAAGTGGATACTCGGCGAAAAATGCGAGCTCATAGGGATAGAGAACATGTCCCTTGAGCGGGGCCGCGATGAGTTCTTCAGAATGGTGGACAGCATAACCTCCACCCTGATATACGACCCGGTCATAAGAACCATGAGGGAGCAGTACTGA
- a CDS encoding OB-fold nucleic acid binding domain-containing protein: protein MKKRLPASRVYIKDIIDGYYVRSEGDFEPNYLITKDARRVYRVKVVATVVREPAISDDETYGKLQIDDGTGTIWVLGFRDDTRFIRLVKKGDLVQIIGKVAEWRDDKQILVEGIARVSPNMWILHRYETLKEKVEHAKKARIAFEIYDKYGITAKAKVIAKNKGVSEELLLTIDELYTMMLEQRTAEEVLFEEEVEEAEAPEENPELEKAKEAVMKILREKGKALSHKFIVKKLSKEFDEGIIEEAITQLLAEGEIYEPEIGYYEPL, encoded by the coding sequence ATGAAGAAGCGCCTTCCGGCCAGCAGGGTCTACATCAAGGATATCATAGACGGATACTATGTCAGAAGCGAGGGAGACTTCGAACCCAACTACCTCATAACGAAGGACGCAAGGAGGGTCTACCGCGTTAAGGTTGTCGCCACCGTGGTAAGGGAACCTGCGATAAGCGACGACGAGACCTACGGAAAGCTCCAGATAGACGACGGGACGGGAACTATATGGGTTCTCGGCTTCCGCGATGACACGCGCTTCATAAGACTGGTAAAGAAGGGGGACCTTGTCCAGATAATCGGAAAAGTTGCCGAGTGGCGCGACGACAAGCAGATACTTGTTGAGGGGATAGCCAGGGTAAGCCCCAACATGTGGATACTCCACAGGTACGAAACGCTCAAGGAGAAGGTCGAACACGCCAAGAAGGCAAGGATAGCCTTCGAGATATACGACAAGTATGGAATAACAGCAAAGGCAAAGGTCATCGCCAAGAACAAAGGGGTCAGCGAGGAGCTGCTCCTCACGATAGACGAGCTGTACACCATGATGCTCGAGCAGAGGACCGCTGAAGAGGTTCTCTTTGAGGAGGAGGTCGAAGAAGCCGAGGCCCCAGAAGAAAACCCTGAGCTTGAAAAGGCTAAAGAGGCCGTCATGAAGATACTGCGGGAAAAAGGAAAGGCCCTGTCCCACAAGTTCATAGTCAAGAAACTCTCCAAGGAGTTCGACGAGGGCATTATCGAAGAAGCCATCACCCAGCTGCTCGCGGAAGGGGAAATCTACGAGCCTGAGATAGGTTATTACGAGCCGCTGTGA
- a CDS encoding replication protein RepA, with protein sequence MEEIRFRRRKPAVERHIGEIREEDTRVSLIGKAFKVDKMDYTFWLDDGTGVILIESEENILPENGQTVRVIGRVIRNEEGTHIYGEVIQDFSEADLDALEEIRELERKILPKVEGIIEFFGGEEL encoded by the coding sequence ATGGAGGAGATCCGCTTTAGGAGAAGGAAGCCGGCCGTTGAGAGACATATTGGCGAGATAAGGGAAGAGGACACGAGGGTTTCGCTCATTGGAAAGGCGTTCAAGGTGGACAAGATGGACTACACCTTCTGGCTCGACGACGGAACGGGCGTCATACTCATCGAAAGCGAGGAGAACATCCTACCGGAGAACGGTCAAACTGTCAGGGTCATAGGCAGGGTCATCAGGAACGAGGAGGGAACCCACATATACGGTGAGGTGATCCAGGATTTCAGTGAAGCCGACCTGGATGCCCTTGAAGAGATCAGAGAGCTGGAGAGAAAGATTCTTCCAAAGGTCGAGGGCATCATTGAGTTCTTTGGAGGTGAAGAGCTATGA
- a CDS encoding OB-fold nucleic acid binding domain-containing protein, whose protein sequence is MGVLTKEQIIEMIEGQRGLSRDEIKRRISEISKREGISEHAAALMLAEELGVNLEGKDELLHLADLVPGMSGVNVVARILRKYPPREYQKRDSSTGRVANLIIYDSTGRARLVLWDNLVGKYYEELKPGDVVKIIDPSVREGRNGIELHANFRTRIILNPEDPRVEEIPPLEEVRSYSYQRRKIGELMGGERFVEVRGTIARLYRVTAYDACPQCRRKVDYDPATGSWICPEHGEVKAKTVVIIDFGLDDSSGYIRTTLFGDDAAELLGRDAEDIAEKLKELIESGLTLREASRKLAEDEYYYLLGREIVVRGNVVDDKFLGLILKASSWDEVDPKREIARVRAELKKAIAELEGGE, encoded by the coding sequence ATGGGAGTGCTTACAAAGGAGCAGATTATTGAGATGATCGAGGGACAGCGGGGCCTTTCCAGGGATGAAATCAAGAGGAGGATCTCCGAAATATCGAAGAGGGAAGGAATATCCGAACACGCCGCGGCACTGATGCTCGCCGAAGAGCTCGGCGTGAACCTTGAGGGAAAGGACGAGCTACTCCACCTGGCCGACCTTGTTCCCGGCATGAGCGGCGTTAACGTGGTGGCAAGGATCCTCAGGAAGTACCCCCCCAGGGAGTACCAGAAGAGGGACAGCTCCACAGGCAGGGTTGCCAACCTCATAATCTATGACTCCACGGGCAGGGCAAGGCTCGTCCTCTGGGACAACCTAGTGGGCAAGTACTACGAGGAGCTCAAGCCCGGTGATGTCGTTAAGATCATAGACCCAAGCGTGAGGGAGGGCAGGAACGGGATCGAGCTCCACGCCAACTTCAGGACGAGGATCATCCTCAACCCCGAAGACCCCAGGGTCGAGGAGATACCCCCTCTCGAGGAGGTCAGGAGCTACAGCTACCAGCGGAGGAAGATAGGCGAACTGATGGGAGGAGAGAGGTTCGTTGAGGTGAGGGGGACCATAGCGAGGCTCTACCGCGTCACAGCCTACGACGCCTGCCCCCAGTGCAGGAGGAAGGTCGACTACGACCCCGCGACGGGGTCATGGATATGCCCGGAGCACGGAGAGGTCAAAGCTAAGACGGTCGTCATAATAGACTTCGGCCTGGACGACTCAAGCGGGTACATAAGGACTACCCTATTCGGTGACGACGCGGCGGAGCTTCTTGGAAGGGATGCCGAAGACATAGCGGAGAAGCTAAAAGAGCTGATCGAGAGCGGCCTTACCCTCAGGGAAGCAAGCAGAAAGCTTGCAGAGGACGAGTACTATTACCTTCTGGGCAGGGAGATAGTCGTGAGGGGCAACGTGGTGGACGACAAGTTCCTCGGACTGATCCTGAAGGCCTCCAGCTGGGACGAAGTTGACCCAAAGAGGGAGATAGCCAGGGTGAGGGCGGAGCTGAAGAAGGCTATAGCGGAGCTTGAGGGTGGTGAGTGA
- the scpB gene encoding SMC-Scp complex subunit ScpB, with amino-acid sequence MGLIEDKALVEAALFVSGRPLTVKELSRALGIKSLDYLEKLIELIAAEYAERKSAIEVVRVLGDKYVMQVKQEYSQRVVHLMPRPDLRTGELKTLALIAYLQPIEQSKLVKLRGSQAYEHIRKLLEMGLIYAEPYERTKLLGTTPKFAELYGFPENDPMIIKEAFKKVVHAEYTDLIAKLEGRDAQEETVEEGGG; translated from the coding sequence ATGGGACTAATAGAAGACAAAGCCCTTGTTGAGGCCGCCCTTTTCGTTTCCGGGAGGCCCCTCACCGTCAAAGAGCTGTCAAGGGCGCTGGGGATAAAGTCCCTTGACTACCTTGAGAAGCTTATTGAGCTCATAGCAGCAGAATACGCCGAGAGGAAGAGCGCCATAGAAGTTGTGAGGGTTCTCGGAGACAAGTACGTCATGCAGGTGAAGCAGGAGTACAGCCAGAGGGTCGTCCACCTTATGCCGAGGCCAGACCTGAGAACGGGCGAGCTGAAGACTCTGGCCCTCATAGCATACCTCCAGCCGATAGAGCAGAGCAAGTTAGTTAAGCTCCGCGGCAGCCAGGCGTACGAGCACATAAGGAAGCTCCTTGAAATGGGCCTCATTTATGCTGAGCCGTATGAAAGGACAAAGCTCCTCGGGACGACGCCAAAGTTCGCCGAGCTCTACGGATTCCCCGAGAACGACCCGATGATAATAAAAGAGGCCTTCAAGAAGGTTGTCCACGCAGAGTACACTGACCTGATAGCCAAGCTTGAGGGCAGAGATGCCCAAGAGGAAACGGTAGAAGAAGGTGGGGGATGA
- a CDS encoding RNA-guided endonuclease TnpB family protein → MKRKVTLKLQPSKEQEKTLFQLADLGAKVWNRVNYLRRNQYFQEQIVDFNTTEKTVYEEFKRKIDSATVQQIARKNAEAWRSFFSLLRKKRNGELPDWLKPKPPNYLKEDGRRKPLIVLRNDQYRIEGNKLILKGLGKFKRLEIQFKGRIHLKGRQGRLEITFDPVKRKWYAHISFTVEEKLEGGEWVVLPRTPKGSLSAGIDLGINNLMAVYVENGESFLVNGRPLKSIDFYWRRKIAEYQSKLNKSGTKTSRKLKGMHEKAKLQARHYINTVVRQTVRRLYELGVSKIVVGYPKGIARNSDRGKKQNFILSHVWRFNYVIKRLTEVAEEYGIQVLVVNEAFTSQTCPVCGKPHEGARFVRGLYSCPATGLVFNADLVGAFNILKKIAKTITPNLGGLYAQGRGNGGKTLPEGFEEPVLTGSLMRTPQTSPSMARG, encoded by the coding sequence ATGAAGCGAAAGGTGACCCTAAAACTCCAACCCTCAAAGGAGCAGGAGAAAACCCTCTTCCAGTTAGCTGACCTTGGAGCAAAAGTTTGGAACAGAGTAAACTACCTCCGCAGGAACCAATACTTCCAAGAGCAAATCGTGGACTTCAACACGACGGAAAAAACCGTTTATGAGGAATTCAAACGGAAAATCGATTCAGCCACAGTCCAACAAATAGCGAGGAAGAATGCAGAAGCTTGGCGGAGTTTCTTCTCCCTCCTTAGGAAGAAGCGAAACGGTGAACTCCCCGACTGGCTCAAACCAAAACCACCAAACTATCTCAAAGAAGACGGGAGGAGAAAACCATTAATCGTCCTCAGAAATGACCAGTACAGGATTGAGGGCAACAAACTAATTCTAAAAGGCCTCGGAAAGTTCAAACGCTTGGAAATTCAATTCAAGGGTAGAATACACTTGAAGGGAAGACAAGGAAGGTTAGAAATAACTTTCGACCCCGTTAAGAGGAAATGGTACGCTCACATCAGCTTTACTGTCGAGGAGAAGCTTGAAGGTGGGGAATGGGTTGTACTCCCAAGAACTCCAAAAGGAAGCCTTTCAGCGGGCATTGACCTGGGGATTAACAATTTAATGGCCGTTTATGTAGAAAATGGAGAAAGCTTCCTTGTGAATGGGAGGCCGTTAAAGAGCATTGACTTCTACTGGAGAAGAAAAATCGCCGAGTATCAGTCCAAACTCAATAAGAGTGGAACTAAAACGAGCAGGAAACTTAAAGGAATGCATGAGAAGGCCAAACTTCAGGCAAGACACTACATTAACACTGTGGTAAGGCAGACGGTTAGAAGGCTTTACGAATTGGGAGTTTCTAAAATCGTCGTTGGCTACCCTAAGGGAATAGCTCGGAATTCTGACAGGGGCAAAAAGCAAAACTTCATTCTCTCTCATGTCTGGCGGTTCAATTATGTGATTAAACGCCTCACTGAAGTTGCGGAAGAGTATGGTATTCAGGTTTTGGTTGTTAATGAGGCTTTCACGTCTCAAACTTGCCCTGTCTGCGGGAAGCCTCACGAAGGGGCTCGTTTTGTTCGTGGTCTTTATTCGTGTCCCGCAACGGGGCTTGTTTTCAACGCTGATTTGGTTGGAGCCTTCAACATTTTGAAGAAGATTGCGAAAACCATAACCCCGAACTTGGGTGGTCTTTACGCCCAAGGGAGGGGTAACGGGGGGAAGACCCTCCCCGAGGGGTTTGAGGAACCCGTTTTAACGGGTTCCCTGATGAGAACCCCTCAAACCTCCCCGTCAATGGCGAGGGGTTAA
- a CDS encoding DUF835 domain-containing protein yields the protein MAMNHSLLLAGQALSSVAKLVVMVFLIRAYLKSKRSSALTWAVAWLGALLSVVSDAVGNLHLIAATEAVFASMLFLGALQFLSEELGKDVKYQAIWASPPLVTALYGAVLGRDWESIVGIPYGVSAFFVVLSGTMILMSVGRGFRDARNTAITLLVYGLHKMDYPFLRDVPWFAPVGFTVGAVLTVLSAYFMVRMVLSEEFIGHITLPKKEVLPGVKLIGLEEYQKVKRDLRGYPVLAFTREHGLPPGWKWYLLTNIEGENTISPTNLPKILSLSQRYLLESETLGITGVVVLDCVEYLIVHNGMTSVLKFMATLRDLVVLKGGTFIVVLDEGTLNRREYITIRRVLTGD from the coding sequence ATGGCCATGAATCACTCCCTACTGCTGGCAGGTCAGGCGCTCAGTAGCGTGGCCAAACTGGTAGTGATGGTATTCCTGATCAGAGCCTATCTGAAATCAAAACGCAGCTCCGCTCTAACATGGGCTGTGGCATGGCTTGGAGCCCTTCTTAGTGTTGTATCGGATGCGGTCGGGAACCTACACCTGATAGCAGCCACCGAAGCGGTTTTTGCATCAATGCTGTTTCTGGGGGCCCTCCAGTTCCTATCAGAGGAACTTGGAAAGGACGTCAAATATCAGGCAATCTGGGCCAGTCCTCCCCTTGTGACGGCATTGTACGGTGCGGTGCTGGGGAGGGACTGGGAGTCCATCGTGGGAATACCCTATGGCGTTTCTGCGTTCTTTGTCGTGCTTTCTGGAACAATGATCCTTATGTCGGTGGGAAGGGGCTTCAGGGACGCCAGAAACACCGCAATCACACTCTTGGTGTATGGCCTCCACAAGATGGACTACCCATTTTTGAGGGACGTCCCCTGGTTTGCACCGGTGGGCTTTACAGTGGGGGCCGTTCTCACGGTGCTTTCAGCGTACTTCATGGTCAGAATGGTGCTGTCGGAGGAATTCATTGGGCACATAACCCTCCCAAAGAAGGAGGTGCTCCCCGGCGTTAAACTGATAGGCTTGGAAGAGTACCAGAAGGTAAAGAGAGACCTTCGGGGCTATCCCGTCTTGGCATTTACCAGGGAGCACGGACTCCCTCCGGGGTGGAAGTGGTACCTCCTGACGAACATTGAGGGTGAAAACACCATATCCCCCACCAACCTTCCAAAAATCCTCTCCCTCTCCCAGAGATACCTCCTGGAGTCCGAGACGCTGGGGATAACCGGCGTGGTGGTTTTGGACTGCGTGGAGTACCTGATAGTACATAACGGCATGACCTCTGTTCTGAAGTTCATGGCGACCCTCCGCGATCTGGTCGTGCTGAAGGGTGGTACCTTTATCGTCGTCCTCGACGAGGGCACCCTGAACCGCAGGGAGTATATTACCATAAGACGCGTCCTCACGGGGGACTGA
- a CDS encoding metal-dependent transcriptional regulator — translation MEISKREEEYLETMYILHKNKGVIRVKDIAKMMRVKPPSVVDALKKLADKGLVEYEKYDRILLTGTGREVAEATYSKHQLLTQFFIDILGIPPEIAERDACQFEHYVSEITVQRIREFAQFIQEECPYVLKQFIKERLAENKKVSE, via the coding sequence TTGGAGATAAGCAAGAGGGAAGAGGAATACCTTGAGACGATGTACATCCTCCATAAGAACAAGGGCGTTATCAGGGTCAAGGACATAGCCAAGATGATGCGTGTAAAGCCGCCCAGTGTCGTCGATGCGCTCAAAAAGCTCGCCGACAAGGGGCTTGTGGAGTACGAGAAATACGACAGAATTCTTCTGACTGGGACCGGCAGGGAGGTTGCCGAGGCTACGTATTCAAAGCACCAGCTTCTCACACAGTTCTTCATAGACATCCTTGGCATTCCGCCGGAGATAGCGGAGCGCGATGCCTGTCAGTTCGAGCACTACGTCAGCGAGATAACTGTACAGCGCATAAGGGAGTTTGCGCAGTTTATCCAGGAGGAGTGCCCCTACGTCCTTAAGCAGTTCATTAAGGAGAGGCTCGCCGAGAACAAGAAGGTCTCGGAATAA